The Methylocystis sp. ATCC 49242 region GCAGGAGACGACCATGCACATCGTCCGTATCGGCCTCGATCTCGCGAAATATGTTTTCCATCTTCACGGTGTTGACGAACGCGGCAAAGTCGTTTTGCGTAAGACTTTACGCCGCCCGGCCGTTGCGCTCTTCTTCGCGAATCTTCCGCCCTGCATTGTTGGAATGGAAGCCTCGAACGGCGCGCATTATTGGGCCAAGACGTTCTCCGAGCTTGGGCATGACGTTCGATTGATCAGCCCGCAGTTCGTCACGCCATACGTAAAATCCAACAAGAATGATCGGAATGACGCCGAGGCGATCTGTGAAGCAGTCGGCCGTCCGAACATGCGGTTCGTTCCGGTCAAATCCGCCGAACAGCTGGCGATCCAGGCTATTCATCGGATTCGCAGTCGTCTAGTCGCCAATAGGGTTAGACTTGTGAACCAGATCCGCGGCCTACTCGGCGAGCACGGCGTCGTTATTGCGCAGACCATCGGCAATCTTCGGCGCGCTTTGCCGCGGATCGTCGACGAGGAAAGCAACGGTCTGAACAGCATTGTTCGGGAGTTGATCGGCGAATTGCGGGAGGAATTGATCGACCTTGATAGGCGGGTCGCAATTTACGATCGCAAAATCCGGGAATTGTATCGAACAAGCGCAGCATGTCAGCGCCTCGGCATGGTCGAAGGAATTGGACCTATTACTGCGACAGCGCTGGTCGCAGCGGCTGGCGATGCAAAATGCTTCAAGAATGGACGGCAGTTCGCGGCATGGATCGGACTTGTCCCGAGACAACGATCGAGTGGCGGCCGATCGCGGCTGCTCGGCATCAGCAAACGCGGCGACCGATATCTTCGTACCTTGCTTATCCACGGCGCACGCGCCGCCTTGGGCCGGATACGAGGGAAGCAGGATCCGAGAAGCCTTTGGCTGCTCAAAGCGCGCGAACGCCATCATCCAAATGTCGTCGCCGTCGCGCTCGCCAACAAGAACGCGCGGATCGCATGGAGCTTGCTCGCCAGCGGCATGAGCTACGATCAGCGTCTAACCGTCAGCTCGGCCTAACCGCAGCTAAGCATCCGGGAAACAGACAACCAACGAGATTCCCACCAGCAATTGCAACGATTGGCAGTGATGGCGAAACGGTCACTCCGTCGATTCCCGAACCTGATGTGTGGACCGGCATGGCGAGAGCCAATGCCTTGGGGGCATTGAGGTGGAAGCGCGCGAAAATCCATCGAGGCTCGCGGCAAGAACTTTTTCGGCCGCATCATGAAGCCGGATATACGTCAGCAGTTGTGACCGAAAGTCGGAACTGTCAAAGCCGTTGCAATCGGGCGGGGTCCATATACATCCACACACGACCCGCCGCGATCCGTCCCGCAAAGCTGAAAACTGCGTTTCGCCAAATCGATCGCCAAAACATGAACTTCAGACATATGCACGTCCTCCATAACTGCGCCTCCCGGCGCCGACCCAGCATCACACAATGCTGGGTGGAGGGGGCATCCACCCCATCAGTTCAGTTCCCCAGCCCGCAAAAGCTTGCCCAAGGCGATGGCGTCGCGGCGGTTTGTCTTGACCCGATCGCCAGGCTTTCTGGGAATCAATGACGGCGCACCGACGAGGCAGGAATAGCCAAGGGCCGAGATGACCCAATGCAGACCGTAGCCGGTCGGCCCGGCTTCATAGCAAAAGTGAACGTGCTTGTGCTTTGCGGCGATCCGCTTCACGAGGCGGCGCATGCTCTCCTCGGATGAATCGACTTCTCCGAGATAGCGCGCCTCGCCCCCGCGCTCGCCCTCGGCAATAGCGACTGCGTTCCGAGTCTTGGCGACGTCGATGCCGACAAAAACTTCTGTATAATGGTCCACGGCTCGCCCTCCTGCGTGAGGCTCGGTTCGGCCTACCCGAGCAACCCTCGGATGCGCAGATTAGGGTGAGCCACCACCTTCGCAGAAACGGACATACGGACTTACAGATGTTCTCCTGGGGGTTCAACTCGGGACATTTGGCCGGTAGCGGCAGGATCGTGACGTTGTGCGGAACGTCGAGCTTGTTCGTCATGTGCCATCCGGCCTGATCGAGCATCAGCACGGCATGGTTCCCGGGCGCGACGTGTCTGGCGATTTCGGCCAGGTGCAGGTTCATCGCA contains the following coding sequences:
- a CDS encoding IS110 family transposase, with translation MHIVRIGLDLAKYVFHLHGVDERGKVVLRKTLRRPAVALFFANLPPCIVGMEASNGAHYWAKTFSELGHDVRLISPQFVTPYVKSNKNDRNDAEAICEAVGRPNMRFVPVKSAEQLAIQAIHRIRSRLVANRVRLVNQIRGLLGEHGVVIAQTIGNLRRALPRIVDEESNGLNSIVRELIGELREELIDLDRRVAIYDRKIRELYRTSAACQRLGMVEGIGPITATALVAAAGDAKCFKNGRQFAAWIGLVPRQRSSGGRSRLLGISKRGDRYLRTLLIHGARAALGRIRGKQDPRSLWLLKARERHHPNVVAVALANKNARIAWSLLASGMSYDQRLTVSSA